One window of Mauremys reevesii isolate NIE-2019 linkage group 4, ASM1616193v1, whole genome shotgun sequence genomic DNA carries:
- the LMO1 gene encoding rhombotin-1 isoform X4, whose product MLSVQPKGKQKGCAGCNRKIKDRYLLKALDKYWHEDCLKCACCDCRLGEVGSTLYTKANLILCRRDYLRLFGTTGNCAACSKLIPAFEMVMRARDNVYHLDCFACQLCNQRFCVGDKFFLKNNMILCQMDYEEGQLNGSFESQVQ is encoded by the exons ATGTTATCTGTACAACCAAAAGGGAAGCAGAAAGGCTGTGCTGGCTGCAACCGAAAGATCAAGGACCGCTACCTTCTGAAGGCCTTGGATAAATATTGGCATGAAGATTGTCTAAAATGTGCCTGCTGTGACTGCCGTCTTGGAGAGGTTGGATCAACTCTTTACACAAAAGCAAATCTCATTCTCTGCCGCAGAGATTACCTGAG GCTCTTTGGTACCACCGGGAATTGCGCTGCCTGCAGTAAACTGATCCCTGCCTTTGAGATGGTGATGAGGGCCAGAGATAATGTTTACCATTTGGACTGCTTTGCCTGCCAACTCTGCAACCAGAG ATTTTGTGTGGGAGACAAATTTTTCCTGAAGAACAACATGATCTTATGTCAGATGGACTATGAGGAAGGGCAGCTGAATGGAAGTTTTGAGTCCCAAGTTCAATAA
- the LMO1 gene encoding rhombotin-1 isoform X3 → MVLDKEDGVPMLSVQPKGKQKGCAGCNRKIKDRYLLKALDKYWHEDCLKCACCDCRLGEVGSTLYTKANLILCRRDYLRLFGTTGNCAACSKLIPAFEMVMRARDNVYHLDCFACQLCNQRFCVGDKFFLKNNMILCQMDYEEGQLNGSFESQVQ, encoded by the exons gGGTGCCCATGTTATCTGTACAACCAAAAGGGAAGCAGAAAGGCTGTGCTGGCTGCAACCGAAAGATCAAGGACCGCTACCTTCTGAAGGCCTTGGATAAATATTGGCATGAAGATTGTCTAAAATGTGCCTGCTGTGACTGCCGTCTTGGAGAGGTTGGATCAACTCTTTACACAAAAGCAAATCTCATTCTCTGCCGCAGAGATTACCTGAG GCTCTTTGGTACCACCGGGAATTGCGCTGCCTGCAGTAAACTGATCCCTGCCTTTGAGATGGTGATGAGGGCCAGAGATAATGTTTACCATTTGGACTGCTTTGCCTGCCAACTCTGCAACCAGAG ATTTTGTGTGGGAGACAAATTTTTCCTGAAGAACAACATGATCTTATGTCAGATGGACTATGAGGAAGGGCAGCTGAATGGAAGTTTTGAGTCCCAAGTTCAATAA
- the LMO1 gene encoding rhombotin-1 isoform X2 produces MMVLDKEDGVPMLSVQPKGKQKGCAGCNRKIKDRYLLKALDKYWHEDCLKCACCDCRLGEVGSTLYTKANLILCRRDYLRLFGTTGNCAACSKLIPAFEMVMRARDNVYHLDCFACQLCNQRFCVGDKFFLKNNMILCQMDYEEGQLNGSFESQVQ; encoded by the exons gGGTGCCCATGTTATCTGTACAACCAAAAGGGAAGCAGAAAGGCTGTGCTGGCTGCAACCGAAAGATCAAGGACCGCTACCTTCTGAAGGCCTTGGATAAATATTGGCATGAAGATTGTCTAAAATGTGCCTGCTGTGACTGCCGTCTTGGAGAGGTTGGATCAACTCTTTACACAAAAGCAAATCTCATTCTCTGCCGCAGAGATTACCTGAG GCTCTTTGGTACCACCGGGAATTGCGCTGCCTGCAGTAAACTGATCCCTGCCTTTGAGATGGTGATGAGGGCCAGAGATAATGTTTACCATTTGGACTGCTTTGCCTGCCAACTCTGCAACCAGAG ATTTTGTGTGGGAGACAAATTTTTCCTGAAGAACAACATGATCTTATGTCAGATGGACTATGAGGAAGGGCAGCTGAATGGAAGTTTTGAGTCCCAAGTTCAATAA